From Bacillus sp. FSL K6-3431, the proteins below share one genomic window:
- the ppc gene encoding phosphoenolpyruvate carboxylase, which translates to MNKAVDHNAMLRSDVKKLGNILGEILVHQGGHELFDTVENVREMTKSLRKEYNETTYIQLKEVISGLQPPMRQQVVRAFSIYFHLVNIAEQNHRIRRRKQYQLEDKGGQSFSLEVGVSRVKEFGLTNDVLKQVLNDLSIELIITAHPTEAIKRTVLEIQKRISNILQKLNNPLTSRKERQSFEDSLYNEVIALWQSDELRHRKPTVLDEVKNGLYYFDQTLFDTLPAVHQELELQLNDHFPELKWEVPNFLHFGSWIGGDRDGNPNVTPEITWETLVLQRELVLKKYNEAITELMKRFSQSTHRVSVSPELSQSVEQEESVYLADEEKWPIASEIYRRKFAIILKRLHEVGKSALGYNNSEELLFDLIQVKDSAEQHQPAHRKLKTIRTIIRQVQLFGFHLATLDIRNHSGEHELAVGEILKAVNISDNYSNLNEDEKISLLEQVLNDPRPLLLHEEGYTDETQSILNIFKLIKKAHIEFGKRSIEVYLISMTQSPSDLLEVLLLAKEAGIYRQYSDGKIESDLHIAPLLETIDDLVAGPKIMKTLFEMNVYRKHLKIRGDHQEIMLGYSDGSKDGGTLTANWKLFKAQQEIHNMARDYNIRLKFFHGRGGSLGRGGGSLNTSILSQPVETLGDGVKITEQGEVLSSRYLLDDIAYRNLEQAASALLEACSRIKTTSDHEYFREKEWEIAMEEISIHSLKKYQSLVFGDPDFLTYFNQATPLKEIGALNIGSRPMSRKNSQQFEDLRAIPWVFAWTQSRHMIPAWYAAGSGLEAFINQNTDNLPLLQSMYQKWPFFHSTINNLQMALMKADMTTAKEYLTLVEDPAISERIFHDISSEYDRTRSLLLQISGNDELMAHSPNIQESVQRRNPYVDPLNFLQVDLIQKLRATENPSDELVTEVLLTINGVAAGLVNTG; encoded by the coding sequence GACGAAAAGTTTACGGAAGGAATATAATGAGACGACTTACATACAACTAAAAGAAGTGATTAGCGGTCTTCAACCACCGATGCGCCAGCAAGTAGTCAGGGCATTCTCCATTTATTTCCACTTAGTAAATATTGCTGAACAAAATCACAGGATTCGTCGTAGAAAGCAATATCAACTGGAAGATAAAGGTGGACAATCTTTTTCACTAGAAGTTGGGGTCTCTAGAGTCAAAGAATTTGGGCTAACTAATGATGTGCTTAAACAAGTATTGAATGACCTGTCCATAGAACTAATAATTACTGCGCACCCAACAGAAGCGATAAAACGCACTGTGTTAGAAATACAAAAAAGAATTTCTAACATTCTTCAAAAACTAAATAACCCTTTGACATCACGAAAAGAACGTCAAAGTTTTGAAGATAGCTTATATAATGAAGTAATCGCTTTATGGCAATCCGATGAATTACGTCATCGCAAGCCAACAGTGTTAGATGAGGTGAAAAACGGCCTTTATTATTTTGACCAAACATTATTTGATACGCTACCAGCTGTACATCAAGAATTAGAATTACAGTTAAATGACCATTTTCCAGAACTTAAATGGGAAGTGCCAAACTTCCTTCACTTTGGATCATGGATAGGTGGAGATCGAGACGGGAACCCAAATGTAACACCTGAAATCACATGGGAAACGTTGGTTCTACAAAGGGAACTTGTATTAAAAAAATATAATGAAGCGATAACTGAACTAATGAAAAGATTTAGTCAATCTACCCACCGGGTTTCAGTCAGCCCAGAACTAAGTCAGTCGGTAGAACAAGAGGAATCAGTTTATTTAGCTGATGAGGAGAAATGGCCAATAGCCTCCGAAATATATCGGAGGAAATTCGCCATTATCTTGAAGCGACTTCATGAAGTTGGTAAATCCGCTCTCGGTTATAATAATTCAGAAGAATTACTATTTGACTTGATACAAGTAAAAGACAGTGCGGAACAACATCAGCCTGCTCACAGAAAACTGAAAACGATACGAACTATTATTAGACAAGTACAATTATTTGGATTCCATTTGGCAACACTAGATATAAGAAACCACAGTGGTGAACATGAATTAGCCGTGGGTGAAATATTAAAAGCAGTTAATATTTCCGATAATTATTCAAATCTCAATGAAGACGAGAAAATAAGTTTATTAGAACAAGTGTTGAATGACCCAAGACCACTCTTACTTCATGAAGAAGGTTATACAGATGAAACCCAATCCATACTAAATATTTTCAAGTTAATCAAAAAAGCGCATATAGAGTTTGGGAAACGTTCAATAGAAGTCTATTTGATCAGCATGACTCAATCGCCAAGTGATTTGCTAGAAGTACTTCTCCTTGCTAAAGAAGCAGGAATTTACCGACAATATTCGGATGGGAAAATCGAAAGTGATCTGCATATAGCACCACTATTAGAAACAATCGATGATTTAGTTGCAGGTCCTAAGATCATGAAAACTTTATTCGAAATGAATGTCTATAGAAAGCACCTTAAGATACGTGGTGATCATCAAGAAATTATGTTGGGATATTCAGATGGAAGTAAAGATGGAGGCACTTTAACTGCTAACTGGAAACTCTTTAAAGCCCAACAAGAAATTCATAATATGGCGCGTGATTATAATATTCGCCTAAAGTTTTTCCACGGGCGCGGTGGCTCTTTAGGTCGTGGTGGTGGTTCTTTAAATACAAGCATCCTCTCCCAACCTGTTGAAACACTTGGAGATGGTGTAAAAATTACGGAACAAGGTGAAGTCCTTTCATCTAGGTATTTGCTGGACGATATAGCTTATCGCAATTTAGAGCAGGCAGCTTCAGCTTTACTTGAAGCTTGCTCGCGAATAAAAACAACTTCTGATCACGAATATTTCCGTGAAAAAGAATGGGAAATTGCAATGGAAGAAATCTCCATACATTCATTAAAAAAATACCAATCTCTTGTATTTGGAGATCCAGACTTCCTGACTTATTTTAATCAAGCAACTCCTTTAAAAGAAATTGGCGCATTAAACATTGGGTCGCGACCAATGAGTAGAAAGAACAGCCAACAGTTTGAAGATTTACGTGCCATTCCATGGGTATTTGCTTGGACACAATCAAGACATATGATTCCTGCATGGTATGCTGCTGGATCCGGTTTAGAAGCATTTATCAACCAGAATACAGACAATCTGCCGTTATTACAGTCCATGTATCAGAAATGGCCGTTTTTTCACTCGACAATTAATAATTTGCAGATGGCATTAATGAAAGCAGATATGACAACAGCAAAAGAATATTTGACATTGGTCGAGGATCCAGCTATTTCAGAACGAATTTTCCATGATATTTCTAGCGAATACGATCGAACACGGTCCCTTCTATTACAAATATCAGGAAATGATGAATTGATGGCACATTCACCAAATATTCAAGAGTCTGTTCAAAGACGAAATCCATATGTTGACCCGTTAAATTTCCTACAGGTTGACTTGATTCAAAAGTTAAGAGCTACTGAAAACCCTTCAGATGAGCTTGTAACTGAAGTATTGCTAACAATTAATGGCGTAGCAGCTGGATTAGTAAATACAGGTTGA
- a CDS encoding DJ-1/PfpI family protein, translating into MGKKVLIITGDAVEALEIFYPYYRCLEEGFDVTIASPSVKKLYTVSHDFIDGMETYVEKPAYGIDSHIAFADVDPSEYAGLIIPGGRAPEYIRLDEAIPNILRHFFAENKPVGAICHAAQVLSVVPELMKGREYTAYIACKPDVTACGATYIDEPLHTHQNLVSGHAWPDLPGFMREFIKLMK; encoded by the coding sequence ATGGGTAAAAAAGTATTAATAATTACAGGTGATGCGGTAGAGGCACTAGAAATTTTTTATCCGTATTATCGTTGTTTGGAAGAGGGATTTGACGTAACCATTGCCTCACCATCTGTTAAAAAATTGTATACAGTAAGTCATGATTTTATTGATGGAATGGAAACATATGTGGAAAAGCCTGCATATGGCATTGATTCGCATATTGCTTTTGCTGATGTTGATCCGTCGGAATATGCTGGTTTAATTATTCCTGGTGGACGAGCACCAGAATATATTCGATTAGACGAGGCGATACCAAATATTCTCCGCCACTTTTTTGCAGAGAATAAGCCAGTCGGAGCTATCTGTCATGCAGCACAAGTATTATCTGTCGTACCAGAATTGATGAAGGGTAGAGAATATACAGCATATATCGCGTGTAAACCTGATGTGACAGCATGTGGAGCAACATATATTGATGAACCATTACACACACATCAAAATCTTGTTTCTGGTCATGCGTGGCCGGATTTACCTGGATTCATGCGCGAATTTATTAAGTTAATGAAATAA